A stretch of Besnoitia besnoiti strain Bb-Ger1 chromosome III, whole genome shotgun sequence DNA encodes these proteins:
- a CDS encoding hypothetical protein (encoded by transcript BESB_048130), translating to MAFFDDSSSFFSSSFGGGFGGPVAGDSEAHRRASGGSGFGSQPFEDFTSPSLFPSQQQAESKNRASAATAGFQGTSASGAEGLVYVTVGMLQRAARDMQEGAAAQGEGHLPSDGEKKEDGSKHAFRLHGNDVGLVGLRGWVAPPGCEKLASLVRFKLADGTGEIEVEYDVVDGKPWWEVHEEEAAGVVIPELEAAGAAASGGDAERTEEAKKIQVLSGKKRFLQVGSLVRIAAGVSTDLNGEVSLSASSCAPIKDASEFVFLHPAAVAHAAATFAARRGTLRAEEDVGRADAKQGDLAGVKKAKTGDGEAVKGEPNADGEDGASSLASSSLLPEEEQKLLQDYDHVEDALQRDVVLILLTLGGGAKRAPKDKVKAEARRRRPSRTEEEVDAALKGLEEAAEIVEHAGYVALAC from the exons ATGGCTTTTTTCGACGACTCTTCGAgttttttctcctcctcgttcGGAGGTGGCTTCGGCGGGCCGGTCGCAGGCGACTCCGAGGCTCaccggcgagcgagcggcggcagcggcttcgGCTCGCAGCCTTTCGAAGACTTCACTTCGCCATCGCTCTTCCCTtcacagcagcaggcggagagcAAGAatcgcgcgagcgccgctaCCGCGGGCTTCCAGGGCACGTCTGCCTCTGGCGCGGAGGGGCTGGTCTATGTGACGGTTGgcatgctgcagcgcgccgcgagggacatgcaggagggcgcggctgcgcagggcgAAGGGCACTTgcccagcgacggcgagaagaaggaggacggCTCCAAGCACGCCTTCCGCCTTCACGGGAACGACGTGGGCCTCGtggggctgcgcggctgggtcgcgccgccgggctgCGAGAAgctcgcgtctctcgtgCGCTTCAAACTCGCCGACGGGACGGGTGAAATCGAAGTCGAGTACGACGTCGTCGACGGCAAACCCTGGTGGGAAGTccacgaggaggaggctgcagGCGTGGTAATCCCCGagctcgaggctgcgggcgctgctgccagcggaggcgacgcggagcggacggaggaagcgaaaaaaaTTCAAGTCTTGAGTGGGAAGAAGCGCTTCCTGCAGGTCGGCTCCCTCGTCCGCATCGCCGCGGGTGTCTCCACAGACTTGAATGGCGAggtgtctctctcggcgtcctcctgcgcgccaATCAAAGACGCTTCAGAATTCGTGTTCCTGCACCCGGCCGCagtcgcgcatgcagccgcgacgttcgccgcgaggcgaggcacgctgcgcgcagaggaggatgTGGGCAGAGCTGATGCCAAGCAAGGCGACCTCGCGGGTGTCAAGAAGGCTAAGaccggagacggcgaggcagtCAAGGGCGAACcgaacgcagacggcgaagatgGCGCGTCTTCTTTGGCTTCCTCATCTTTGTTGCCAG AAGAAGAACAGAAGCTTCTGCAGGACTACGACCACGTTGAGGACGCTCTCCAGCGAGACGTGGTCCTCATTCTCCTCACTCTCGGAGGTGGCGCCAAGCGAGCGCCGAAGGATAAAGTgaaggccgaggcgcgcagacgaaggcctTCCCGCACAG AGGAAGAAGTTGACGCTGCGCTGAAGGgactcgaggaggcggcagaaatCGTGGAGCACGCCGGCTATGTGGCGCTCGCCTGCTAG